The genomic window AGCCCTTCTGGATTAAGTCTTGCTGCACGGTGGCAGCCCCTGTGCCCAGTGCACCAAAGCTTACCGGTCCCGAGTTTTGCTCCCAAAGGGCAAGCTTTGCGGGCAGATTCCTGCTCCATGACGCAATGGCTTCGATACAGTTCACTGCCATCTCCTTGCCTAGGCCTTGGAGCTAATCGGTACAACCGCGAATAATCGTACTAATGTCGGAAAAGTTTATGATAATCTCACAAGCAAAGACATGCAATCGACGAAGGTGGGTAAACCCGATATGAATATCGAGAGCCTAAGCGCGGCTATGGATCCTAGTCGCTTTCGCTTCGCCTTCACATCGATCCGTGACCAAAGTAGCTGCGATTTATATCTGAAAGACCATGCAGCCTACCTTGAGCTGGCCATGGATCCCTGCTGGCACCCCATGGAATACTGGTTAGCCTGTGATGGAGAACAACCTATCGGCCGCGTCGGGGCCCGCATATCGTCCGTCGATCCAACACGAGGCTACATAGGATTACTCGCTTGTGACGTCGAAGCACCGCGTAGCGAGCGCCTAGCCAAATATGTCGCGTTACTGGAGACAGCACTTAGGTGGCTGGGAGCGCAAGGCGTGACCGCAGTGTTTGCTCCTGTCGACTGCAACACTTGGCTACGTTACCGCGTCATCTCTGGTGTCGCCCCTCAGGATGGCGCCGACGGAATCGAGGCGCCATTCGGGTGGGAGCCGCCCTTCGATCCTGATTTGGAGGCAGCACTTAAAGCGACGGGATTTGGCGCACCGGAAACCATCTTTGGTGATAAGTCGATGCAGGGACGCTACCATACGCGAGTTTTTCGCAGCGTTTTTCGTCAAGCCATGCGCGTCCTGGAACCACATCATAAAAGAGCTCTGCGCGACGGATATACGTTCCGGTCCTTTGGCGCAGATGGACGCTCGTTTGACGATGAATTGGCGCTACTGCACGGTATTGCTATCCCGAGCTTTAGCCGGCAATTTTTATTTGAACCCATAGATTTAGGCCTTTTTAAGCGCATTTATAGGAGTGGGGCCGGTCAACTGGACTTGTCACCGTCGGCTTTTATCCTTCCGCCAGAGGACGGTAGCGGTGCCGTCATTCCCGTCGGATTTCTGTTCGGTTTTGTCGATCGCGGTTACGTCGTCGTGAAGACTGTCGCGGTACAGCCCGATCTAGTGAGCCGGACTAAAGGCCGCAAATGGTCAGCAGCAAGCGCCCTCCTTTACCACGCACTGCAATACGGAGATGAGCAAAATTTGCGCGGCGGCATTGCGGCCCTTGTTCACGACGACGGTAGCGCCAATACCATCGAAAAGTGGCTGGCCTGGGCCAGCGACTGGACGCGGCACTATGAGTTATTTGCACGCGCGATTTAGTCTTGAAATTTTAATTGGCGACGGAGAGTCAAGATGCGAGCTACCCAAGACCGACGCTCTAAAACTAGAATCGAAGCGCGCCCAGATCTTGGCTGGAAGGTCGTATTCCATCATGATGAAGTCAGGGTGGAGCTAGCTATAGTCGATATCGCGGAATCTGGCCTACGCCTCGTCACCCGCGAGCCACTCAGCGCCTGGCAAAAGAGCAAGCTACTCGAGTTGCAGCAAGCGACTTTGTGGAAGGCGGACTATGCCGCGCACCGGCTGGCACTCACCGTTATCGCCTGCCGCGAAGCCCGCGAAAGCAAGGGTGCGAGTACAGGTATCGATACGGAAACGGGCACATGGGTGCACTGCCACTGTCCCGACAGGTCAAGTCAAAATATACTCTGGCAAATCTTGCTCGAAAATCGTCACCCCGAACTTGGACGACGCGGCGCAGACACCCTAGCTCTTGGGCCTGACGACCGTATCCCTGAGCGCGGAATCTATACTGAGGCCGCCCGCGTCAACAGGCTTTCCTTTATCGAGAACAAAATAGGCTCTAGTTTAGAGACGATTCGCAAATCAGCTCTGGACGCACACCAATTAGTTGGTAATATCGAGAATCATATTGGCAGCGTAGAGGTGCCGATCGGCTTAGTTGGCCCTCTACTATTTAACGGCCAGCATGCGAGGGGAGAAATCTATGCTCCCTTTGCCACCTCCGAGGGAGCCTTGGTCGCCTCAGCCTCGCGCGGGGCTTTGCTGCTTAGCCTCGCCGGCGGCGTCAAAACCAGAACCATCAATCAGCGGATGACGCGCGTCCCGATGTTTGTCATGGACTCCCTCGGTAGTGCTGTGGTCTTCAGCGAGTGGCTCAAAGATCACATTACGGGTTTGCAAGAGGCCGTCGCCCAGGTGTCCACGCACGCGGCACTAACCAGTATCGACATCACACTGTCTGGTCGGTCTATTCACGCAAGCTTTGTCTACGCCACAGCCGATGCTGCTGGCCAGAACATGACGACCGCCGCCACGTGGCACGCGTGCCAGTGGGCCCTCGCTGAGGCAAGCAAGCTTTCGGACATTACGGTGGAAAAATTTGTCATCGACTCCGGCCTTAGCGGTGACAAAAAGGTCAACTTCAAATCCTACCTGGAGGGACGCGGCACACGCGTGATCGCTGAAGCGTTTATTCCCGGCGATATCCTCGAAAAAGTGATGAAAGTGAGTCCAGACACGTTGGCTGGTTATTTCAATTCCGGTATGGTTGCGCTGGCTCAAGCTGGTGCCATTGGCGCCAACATCAATGTCTCCAACGCCGTCGCCGCCATGTTCGTGGCGACGGGTCAAGATATCGCCTGCGTGCACGAGTCATCTCTGGCAAATTTTTACGTAGAGAGAACCGACGACGGCATTTACACTTCGATGCACCTACCGACCCTGATTGTTGGTACCGTAGGCGGTGGGACCTCATTACCCAGCCAATCTGAATGCCTGAAAATCATGGACTGCCTTGGATCCGACAAAGCCGCCCGCTTTGCCGAAATTATCGCCGGCTACTGTTTAGCACTCGATCTATCGACGTCGTCTGCCCTTGTCGGCGGGACCTTCGTCCGGGCGCATGA from Deltaproteobacteria bacterium includes these protein-coding regions:
- a CDS encoding GNAT family N-acetyltransferase yields the protein MQSTKVGKPDMNIESLSAAMDPSRFRFAFTSIRDQSSCDLYLKDHAAYLELAMDPCWHPMEYWLACDGEQPIGRVGARISSVDPTRGYIGLLACDVEAPRSERLAKYVALLETALRWLGAQGVTAVFAPVDCNTWLRYRVISGVAPQDGADGIEAPFGWEPPFDPDLEAALKATGFGAPETIFGDKSMQGRYHTRVFRSVFRQAMRVLEPHHKRALRDGYTFRSFGADGRSFDDELALLHGIAIPSFSRQFLFEPIDLGLFKRIYRSGAGQLDLSPSAFILPPEDGSGAVIPVGFLFGFVDRGYVVVKTVAVQPDLVSRTKGRKWSAASALLYHALQYGDEQNLRGGIAALVHDDGSANTIEKWLAWASDWTRHYELFARAI
- a CDS encoding 3-hydroxyacyl-ACP dehydratase, with the translated sequence MRATQDRRSKTRIEARPDLGWKVVFHHDEVRVELAIVDIAESGLRLVTREPLSAWQKSKLLELQQATLWKADYAAHRLALTVIACREARESKGASTGIDTETGTWVHCHCPDRSSQNILWQILLENRHPELGRRGADTLALGPDDRIPERGIYTEAARVNRLSFIENKIGSSLETIRKSALDAHQLVGNIENHIGSVEVPIGLVGPLLFNGQHARGEIYAPFATSEGALVASASRGALLLSLAGGVKTRTINQRMTRVPMFVMDSLGSAVVFSEWLKDHITGLQEAVAQVSTHAALTSIDITLSGRSIHASFVYATADAAGQNMTTAATWHACQWALAEASKLSDITVEKFVIDSGLSGDKKVNFKSYLEGRGTRVIAEAFIPGDILEKVMKVSPDTLAGYFNSGMVALAQAGAIGANINVSNAVAAMFVATGQDIACVHESSLANFYVERTDDGIYTSMHLPTLIVGTVGGGTSLPSQSECLKIMDCLGSDKAARFAEIIAGYCLALDLSTSSALVGGTFVRAHERLGRNRPVKWLTSQDLDRNLIQQVVQNHNQDQYRDMIIADVRPGDPVDTGDAIISELAARNAKKLIGILPYELTCHDTAGAAHKLEVVVKSKATDKEVILIASKMAGMCNATLGRIYDDFRYRSESHLCHLKELAIYGQSDSRFKDHTPQVFGIHQDDRREAYLVIMERLQNLQLMGTVARPYAWREEHIEAAISGLAALHSVWLGREAALMQTPWIGHTASAADMTERRALFREMLQHGHVEFPRLMTSDRLTCNLDLLNNVDRWWDEIERMPRTLIHNDFNPRNIGLREDQGKFRLCAFDWELATLHLPQRDLAEFLAFVTTEETTPQQIEAFVELHRTKLEEYSGTTLPRPAWRRGYELSLFDFGINRLAYYVMAHTFRQYEFLEHLVTNHQRLMDLAAAGQKRVAVETMAGRLTW